Proteins encoded by one window of Cannabis sativa cultivar Pink pepper isolate KNU-18-1 chromosome 4, ASM2916894v1, whole genome shotgun sequence:
- the LOC133036798 gene encoding uncharacterized protein LOC133036798, with amino-acid sequence MGKDKAPGPDGYPPSFYIHHWETVNEDLTEMVVHFFTHLELPHFINDTSLVLVPKKDSPSTINDYRPIALCNVAYKIISKIIATRLRNILPRIISPNQAAFVRGRHIAENTMIAREVVHSMNKRRGKRGYMLLKLDLEKAYDKLDWDFLISVLHQIGFGSPFIDWIKACISVAEIKLLLNGSVVGKFSPERGLRQGDPLSPSLYIMAAEALSHLLIKKENEGGLKGFKLARNGTPITHLMFADDIILFGEASAREARSLLDCLESYCHSSGQKINFLKSSVCFSKGVSARKAQSIATILGVRRMNRSATYLGLPLFRSTKRTEDTKHLVDRVIQRIQGWKVKLLSNAGKSCLIKAVGSSLANYVASSDVIPATTANKIDKLLRDFWWGDTEDKRKLHTIAWERLCKPKTNGGLGFRTTENMNKAFLMKWAWKILNSDRSLWSQLMNDKYMKNEGFFDMEIKASDTTLWKAILRIRGDFQKGICRKIGNGNATSIWFDPWVPGENRQPMPRLDASEGVSLVSNFISNQQWNEELVRKWFTRDDAKRILNISLPESSTNDSWLWLPEQNDQFSIKSACRLISNHNSNANLDRKWRIIWGAKIHNRLKFLWWRILSNCLPTKGKIGSFFPITDITCANCSSSEESSFHLFWECTLARAIWFGCSWNIRTSIPFLSNWEEWMQWFIERDNRPYAMNLNRFLGGAALIFESIWKERNSILHGKQPIPLKVRIDHINSRLCELDSIQECTDPLNTEWNPPPEGWIACNSDVAIGQSQSTGAVVFRDAYGTILGISTFKSHFSDPLPGEVDAICEGAAAAINFGFRNVIFQSDLLNAVSAMKSRDSDVQKLHFNIQDKVKKFIDLSAKFNLHEVIWTPRSCNGVAHSVARWANRNNMFGVLDLANFDDFLQLIVADGHTRS; translated from the coding sequence ATGGGAAAGGACAAAGCCCCTGGCCCCGACGGCTATCCCCCAAGCTTCTACATCCACCACTGGGAAACAGTAAATGAAGATCTCACCGAGATGGTGGTTCATTTTTTCACCCATCTTGAACTCCCACACTTTATTAATGACACTTCTCTAGTCCTAGTCCCAAAAAAAGACTCTCCATCCACAATCAATGACTACCGACCCATCGCGCTTTGCAATGTAGCGTACAAAATAATCTCCAAGATTATTGCTACAAGATTGAGAAACATACTACCGAGGATCATATCTCCAAATCAAGCGGCATTTGTTCGAGGAAGGCACATTGCTGAAAATACAATGATCGCAAGGGAAGTGGTGCATTCTATGAATAAAAGACGAGGCAAACGAGGATACATGCTTTTGAAACTAGATTTGGAAAAGGCATACGACAAACTGGATTGGGATTTTCTCATTTCGGTGCTTCATCAAATTGGTTTCGGAAGTCCTTTCATAGATTGGATCAAAGCTTGCATCTCCGTAGCTGAAATCAAACTTCTGTTAAATGGCTCAGTTGTTGGTAAATTTAGTCCGGAGAGAGGACTCCGGCAAGGGGATCCGTTATCGCCATCCCTTTACATAATGGCAGCTGAAGCCCTTTCTCACCTTCTCATCAAAAAGGAAAATGAAGGTGGGCTCAAAGGCTTCAAACTCGCTAGAAATGGAACTCCAATAACACATTTGATGTTTGCTGACGACATCATACTTTTTGGCGAGGCGTCTGCACGTGAAGCTAGATCCCTCCTAGATTGCCTTGAATCTTATTGTCATAGCTCGGGTCAGAAAATCAACTTCTTGAAGTCCTCTGTTTGCTTCTCCAAAGGTGTCTCGGCCAGAAAAGCTCAGTCAATTGCAACGATTCTGGGTGTGAGGAGAATGAACCGATCGGCCACCTACTTGGGACTCCCTCTATTCCGGTCAACTAAGAGGACAGAGGATACTAAACATTTGGTTGATCGTGTGATTCAAAGAATACAAGGATGGAAAGTAAAGCTTCTATCAAATGCTGGCAAGAGTTGTTTGATCAAGGCAGTAGGTTCGAGTTTGGCAAATTATGTGGCTTCATCTGATGTTATTCCCGCAACTACCGCCAACAAGATCGACAAACTTTTGAGAGACTTTTGGTGGGGCGACACAGAAGACAAGCGTAAACTTCACACGATAGCCTGGGAGCGTCTTTGCAAACCAAAAACTAATGGGGGATTGGGGTTTCGAACAACGGAGAATATGAACAAGGCGTTCCTTATGAAGTGGGCTTGGAAAATTCTGAACTCAGACCGATCCTTGTGGAGCCAACTTATGAACGACAAATATATGAAGAACGAAGGCTTCTTTGACATGGAGATTAAGGCCTCCGATACAACACTTTGGAAGGCCATTCTTCGCATCCGTGGTGACTTCCAAAAAGGAATTTGTCGGAAAATTGGAAATGGGAATGCAACCTCCATATGGTTCGATCCGTGGGTTCCAGGCGAGAATAGACAACCAATGCCCCGACTTGATGCCTCTGAAGGAGTGAGTTTGGTAAGTAACTTTATCTCGAACCAACAATGGAACGAGGAGCTAGTTCGGAAATGGTTCACAAGGGATGATGCTAAAAGAATTCTCAACATATCCCTGCCTGAAAGCTCGACCAACGATTCCTGGCTTTGGCTTCCGGAACAGAACGATCAGTTCTCCATTAAGTCCGCCTGTAGACTGATATCGAATCATAATTCGAATGCAAACTTGGACAGGAAATGGAGAATTATATGGGGTGCGAAAATTCACAACCGATTGAAATTTCTGTGGTGGAGAATCTTATCCAATTGCCTTCCCACCAAAGGTAAGATTGGATCCTTTTTTCCCATCACTGATATAACTTGTGCGAATTGTTCATCCTCTGAGGAAAGTAGTTTCCACCTATTTTGGGAGTGTACCCTGGCTAGAGCTATATGGTTTGGTTGTTCCTGGAACATTAGAACATCTATTCCTTTCCTTTCAAATTGGGAGGAGTGGATGCAATGGTTTATTGAGCGAGATAACAGACCATATGCTATGAATCTCAATCGTTTCCTAGGAGGGGCTGCCCTTATCTTTGAAAGTATTTGGAAGGAGAGAAATTCAATCCTTCACGGAAAACAACCTATCCCCTTGAAGGTGCGAATTGACCATATAAATAGTAGGCTGTGTGAGTTGGACTCTATTCAGGAGTGCACCGACCCTCTTAATACTGAGTGGAATCCACCTCCGGAAGGGTGGATTGCTTGTAACTCGGATGTGGCCATTGGTCAATCTCAGTCTACGGGGGCAGTTGTATTTAGAGACGCGTATGGAACTATCCTCGGCATCTCAACGTTCAAATCTCACTTCAGTGACCCGCTGCCAGGGGAGGTCGATGCTATCTGCGAAGGTGCGGCAGCAGCCATAAACTTCGGCTTTAGAAATGTCATCTTCCAGAGTGATTTGCTGAATGCAGTCAGCGCAATGAAAAGCAGGGATTCTGATGTCCAAAAGTTGCACTTCAACATTCAAGACAAGGTAAAGAAGTTCATCGATCTCTCGGCGAAATTCAACCTTCACGAGGTCATCTGGACCCCTCGTTCGTGTAATGGTGTGGCCCACTCTGTGGCTCGATGGGCAAACCGAAACAACATGTTTGGAGTTTTGGATTTGGCCAATTTTGATGATTTCCTGCAGTTGATTGTTGCAGATGGTCATACTCGGTCCTAG
- the LOC133036799 gene encoding uncharacterized protein LOC133036799, translating into MKILAWNCRGLGNTATVRQLAHLVRHHQPDLLVLSEIRLPPEKFNRVCSKLHFIDSHYVPSVGLSGGLGMCWMKGVSCNIQVSSRYSIIGEISSDPPGIPWILVGTYGPPNSVDKELFWFKMGDYALKTTHLILFLGDMNGTLKDSECFHYHGSVSRYSFDFRRMVDRAGLIDLGFLGLAFTWVKGSTNPSVGVAMKRARLDRGLASSEWRILFPQAIINHLAASKSDHRPLLLDTMGGANCKGRQFKYENMWARDPQSFWVVKEAWKHRRHPNPMINFHKKGKATSRKLLSWNKTQFKHLSQQVHKAKSQLEEAEKNITNVADLKNAKQQLSEALLREEIHWRQKSRVQWLKEGDMCSKFFMASTVIRRRRNYIQCIKENSDGDWIRDQDKIARCFLNRFKETFTKDHPSPVQLSPALFQKV; encoded by the coding sequence ATGAAAATCCTAGCATGGAACTGTCGTGGGCTCGGGAATACCGCGACAGTTCGGCAATTGGCGCATCTTGTGCGCCATCATCAACCCGACTTATTGGTCCTTTCTGAAATTCGGTTGCCACCTGAGAAATTCAATAGAGTTTGTTCTAAGCTTCATTTCATTGACTCGCACTATGTGCCTTCGGTGGGACTCTCGGGAGGATTAGGCATGTGTTGGATGAAAGGGGTTAGCTGCAATATTCAAGTCTCTTCTAGATACTCGATCATTGGAGAGATTTCCTCGGACCCCCCGGGAATTCCATGGATCTTAGTGGGCACCTACGGGCCTCCCAATAGTGTGGATAAAGAGCTCTTTTGGTTTAAGATGGGTGACTATGCCCTCAAAACTACTCATCTGATCCTCTTCTTAGGGGACATGAATGGAACTCTGAAGGATAGTGAATGCTTTCATTACCACGGGAGTGTGTCTAGATACTCGTTCGACTTCAGGCGTATGGTGGATAGAGCGGGATTGATTGACTTGGGTTTCCTAGGCCTGGCCTTCACTTGGGTTAAAGGGAGTACAAACCCGTCAGTAGGGGTAGCCATGAAAAGAGCTAGACTTGATCGTGGGCTTGCCTCTTCGGAATGGAGAATCCTATTCCCTCAAGCGATCATCAACCACCTCGCTGCCTCTAAGTCGGACCACAGGCCCCTGCTGCTCGATACAATGGGAGGTGCCAATTGCAAGGGACGGCAGTTCAAGTATGAAAATATGTGGGCGCGCGACCCTCAGAGTTTTTGGGTGGTGAAGGAAGCTTGGAAACATAGAAGGCACCCCAATCCCATGATTAACTTTCACAAGAAAGGGAAAGCCACTAGTCGAAAGCTCTTGAGTTGGAATAAGACGCAATTTAAACACTTATCTCAGCAAGTTCACAAGGCTAAGTCCCAACTCGAAGAGGCAGAAAAGAACATAACCAATGTGGCTGACCTCAAAAATGCAAAACAACAGCTCTCAGAAGCTCTCCTTAGGGAAGAAATCCATTGGAGGCAAAAATCTAGAGTTCAATGGCTAAAAGAAGGGGACATGTGCTCTAAGTTTTTTATGGCTTCGACGGTTATAAGGCGTAGAAGGAACTATATCCAATGTATCAAAGAAAATTCGGATGGCGACTGGATACGAGATCAGGACAAAATTGCTCGCTGCTTTCTTAACCGATTTAAGGAGACATTCACAAAAGACCACCCAAGCCCCGTTCAGTTGAGTCCAGCTCTGTTTCAGAAAGTCTAG